Proteins encoded by one window of Pseudonocardia alni:
- a CDS encoding coiled-coil domain-containing protein, which translates to MTDTVVRCGYSRCRAELPPPGPQGGRPRSFCRDTRWEQGRTCAQMARAEREALGALGLDTGTGAFALDADRLREHVGALAGPVAELSGALTAVLDRLDEIERDALAATESARAGAAESDAARRQADTARETAERRAREADRAATEARQERAEAVTRAEEAAATALAATEALGAARQQAADAVAARDAAVADAREARDTAATATRDREAAVLTARTAEHERDAALARADAATRDRDRLDADLTALRADHAAVVADRAGLVETVVEQRSRLAAQHDLLTEARAVAEGLRAQHENARTAAEELTRRLDDTRRERDGLAAERDRLRATAPEPGPARMHPDDLAALAAAVRG; encoded by the coding sequence GTGACAGACACGGTGGTGCGGTGCGGATACAGCCGGTGCCGGGCGGAGCTGCCCCCGCCCGGGCCGCAGGGCGGCCGTCCGCGGTCGTTCTGCCGGGACACCCGGTGGGAGCAGGGGCGGACGTGCGCGCAGATGGCCCGCGCCGAGCGGGAGGCCCTCGGTGCTCTCGGCCTCGACACCGGGACCGGGGCGTTCGCGCTCGACGCGGACCGGCTCCGCGAGCACGTCGGCGCGCTTGCCGGGCCGGTGGCCGAGCTGTCCGGGGCGCTGACCGCTGTGCTGGACCGGCTCGACGAGATCGAGCGCGACGCCCTGGCCGCCACCGAGTCAGCCCGCGCGGGCGCCGCCGAGTCCGACGCCGCCCGTCGACAGGCCGACACCGCCCGGGAGACGGCCGAGCGCCGGGCCCGCGAGGCGGACCGGGCCGCGACCGAAGCCCGGCAGGAGCGGGCCGAGGCGGTGACCCGGGCCGAGGAGGCCGCCGCCACCGCGCTCGCGGCGACCGAGGCCCTCGGAGCGGCGCGGCAGCAGGCCGCCGACGCCGTCGCCGCCCGGGACGCCGCCGTCGCCGACGCCCGCGAGGCCCGGGACACCGCCGCGACCGCCACCCGGGACCGGGAGGCCGCGGTACTCACCGCCCGGACCGCCGAGCACGAGCGCGACGCCGCCCTCGCCCGCGCCGACGCCGCCACCCGCGACCGGGACCGTCTGGACGCCGACCTGACGGCGCTGCGGGCCGACCACGCCGCGGTGGTCGCCGATCGGGCGGGTCTGGTCGAGACCGTCGTCGAACAGCGCAGCCGGCTCGCCGCGCAGCACGACCTGCTGACCGAGGCCCGCGCCGTCGCCGAGGGGCTGCGCGCGCAGCACGAGAACGCCCGCACCGCGGCCGAGGAGCTGACCCGCCGGCTCGACGACACCCGCCGGGAGCGGGACGGGCTCGCCGCGGAACGGGACCGGCTGCGCGCCACGGCACCGGAGCCGGGCCCGGCCCGGATGCACCCCGACGACCTCGCGGCCCTCGCGGCCGCGGTGCGGGGGTGA
- a CDS encoding alpha/beta fold hydrolase → MPLHPPIEPHDAGTLATDDGQALHWETCGNPDGRPALHLHGGPGSGASAGTRRYFDPERYRIVLLDQRGCGRSRPLASDPGVDLGRTQTTQLLVDDIERLRELLAVPSWVVRGGSWGSTLALAYAQAHPQRVDALVLAAVTTTTEREVRWVTEDMRRIFPAA, encoded by the coding sequence GTGCCCCTCCACCCGCCGATCGAGCCCCACGACGCCGGAACCCTCGCCACCGACGACGGCCAGGCCCTCCACTGGGAGACCTGCGGCAACCCCGACGGTCGACCCGCCCTGCACCTGCACGGCGGGCCCGGATCGGGGGCCTCGGCCGGGACACGCCGGTACTTCGATCCCGAGCGGTACCGGATCGTGCTGCTCGACCAGCGCGGCTGCGGCCGCAGCAGGCCACTCGCCTCCGACCCGGGCGTCGACCTGGGGCGCACCCAGACCACACAGCTGCTCGTCGACGACATCGAGCGGCTCCGCGAGCTGCTGGCCGTCCCCTCCTGGGTCGTGCGGGGCGGCTCGTGGGGCAGCACCCTCGCCCTCGCCTACGCCCAGGCCCACCCGCAGCGCGTCGACGCGCTCGTCCTCGCCGCGGTCACCACGACGACCGAGCGGGAGGTCCGCTGGGTCACCGAGGACATGCGCCGGATCTTCCCCGCGGCGTGA
- the fabI gene encoding enoyl-ACP reductase FabI, which yields MGLLDGKRLLITGVITDASLAFHSAKIAQEQGAEVVLTGFGRMRLVERIAMRLPKPAPVVELDVSDQEQLDSLVERVTPHLGDEPRLDGVLHSIGFAPPGALGEGAFLNAQWEDVATTIQVSAYSLKSLAMACKPLLGPGSSIVGMDFDNRQAWPAYDWMGVAKSALESVTRYLARDLGRDGIRVNLVAAGPVKTMAAKSIPGFSAFEDVWDKRAPLGWDMNDPVPVAKTVCAALSDWMPTTTGSMIMADGGVHAVGV from the coding sequence ATGGGACTGCTCGACGGCAAGCGGCTGCTGATCACTGGTGTGATCACCGACGCCTCGCTGGCCTTCCACTCCGCCAAGATCGCCCAGGAGCAGGGCGCCGAGGTCGTGCTCACCGGTTTCGGCCGGATGCGGCTGGTCGAGCGGATCGCGATGCGGCTGCCGAAGCCCGCACCGGTCGTCGAGCTGGACGTGTCGGACCAGGAGCAGCTGGACTCGCTCGTCGAGCGGGTCACCCCGCACCTGGGCGACGAGCCCCGCCTCGACGGCGTGCTGCACTCCATCGGGTTCGCCCCGCCCGGCGCGCTCGGCGAGGGCGCGTTCCTCAACGCGCAGTGGGAGGACGTCGCCACCACGATCCAGGTGTCGGCGTACTCGTTGAAGTCCCTGGCGATGGCGTGCAAGCCGCTGCTCGGCCCGGGCAGCTCGATCGTCGGCATGGACTTCGACAACCGGCAGGCGTGGCCCGCCTACGACTGGATGGGCGTCGCGAAGTCCGCGCTGGAGTCGGTCACCCGCTACCTGGCCCGCGACCTGGGCCGCGACGGCATCCGGGTCAACCTGGTCGCCGCCGGACCGGTGAAGACGATGGCCGCCAAGTCGATCCCGGGTTTCTCCGCGTTCGAGGACGTGTGGGACAAACGTGCCCCGCTCGGCTGGGACATGAACGACCCGGTGCCGGTCGCCAAGACCGTGTGCGCCGCGCTGTCGGACTGGATGCCGACCACCACCGGTTCGATGATCATGGCCGACGGCGGGGTGCACGCCGTCGGCGTGTGA
- a CDS encoding MsnO8 family LLM class oxidoreductase — MSQECTLSTIPLSCLDLNPVRPGGTATDVVSDAIVLARHVESLGMLRYWVGEHHLNPALGSTSPMVLLSHLAARTGRIRLGVAATLVAYHPPLRLAEDATLLSALSGGRTDLGLGRSVAARTPRTVGLDHDRPHVEARLLERGLGTFTGRCDQLLRLLAGKEPGLQGTPVDLLDAVTPQVWVHAAGAGESAEYAARNGLPMGVAYFSRPTTVLEAIDLYRERFVPGPYRDRPHVAIAVSALAADTEDEAAALGSGYDVWLRGLALDAGAHHYPTADERAGLPPLDPDEHVALDDRLRTRVVGRADAVARRLAAIVEAAEADELVVETVAPTLDDRLRSYELLARAWARV; from the coding sequence CTGTCGCAGGAGTGCACCCTGTCCACGATCCCGCTGTCGTGCCTGGACCTGAACCCGGTCCGGCCCGGCGGAACCGCCACCGACGTCGTCTCCGACGCGATCGTGCTCGCGCGCCACGTCGAGTCGCTCGGCATGCTGCGCTACTGGGTCGGCGAGCACCACCTCAACCCGGCGCTCGGATCGACCAGCCCGATGGTGCTGCTCTCGCACCTCGCGGCCCGGACCGGACGCATCCGGCTGGGCGTCGCCGCCACCCTGGTCGCCTACCACCCGCCGCTACGCCTGGCCGAGGACGCGACGCTGCTGTCCGCCCTGTCCGGTGGCCGCACCGACCTCGGGCTGGGCCGGTCGGTCGCCGCGCGCACGCCGCGCACCGTCGGGCTCGACCACGACCGCCCGCATGTCGAGGCCCGGCTGCTCGAACGCGGCCTGGGCACCTTCACCGGACGCTGCGACCAGCTCCTGCGCCTGCTCGCCGGCAAGGAGCCGGGGCTGCAGGGCACGCCGGTCGACCTGCTCGACGCCGTGACCCCGCAGGTCTGGGTGCACGCGGCAGGTGCGGGCGAGAGCGCCGAGTACGCCGCGCGCAACGGGCTGCCGATGGGTGTCGCCTACTTCTCCCGGCCGACCACCGTGCTCGAGGCGATCGACCTGTACCGCGAGCGGTTCGTACCGGGCCCCTACCGGGACCGCCCGCACGTCGCGATCGCGGTGTCGGCGCTGGCCGCGGACACCGAGGACGAGGCCGCCGCACTGGGCTCCGGTTACGACGTCTGGCTGCGCGGGCTCGCCCTCGACGCGGGCGCGCACCACTACCCCACCGCCGACGAGCGGGCCGGTCTCCCCCCGCTGGACCCGGACGAGCACGTCGCGCTGGACGACCGCCTGCGGACCCGCGTCGTCGGCCGGGCGGACGCCGTCGCGCGCCGTCTCGCCGCGATCGTCGAGGCCGCGGAGGCCGACGAGCTCGTCGTCGAGACCGTCGCCCCCACTCTCGACGACCGCCTGCGGTCCTACGAGCTGCTCGCCCGGGCGTGGGCCCGGGTCTGA
- a CDS encoding alanine/glycine:cation symporter family protein, which yields MTSVPTTAPPQPGVLESIELSINSVFDPISTGLSNIVFYEVTVLGADFPLIVGWLILAGVLFTLYFGFVQFRSIGLALRIVRGRYTRRDEPGEITHFQALSSALSGTVGLGNIAGVGVAVTIGGPGATFWMIVAGLLSMATKFVECTLGVKYRDVHPDGTVSGGPMHYLRIGVAERIPNAFGRGLGKVLAAGAAVMILFFGVAGGNMFQANQTFAQLRNVTGGETGLLGSGGAAFVFGLLLAALVGAVVFGGIKSVGAVTGRLVPAMAIVYVTACLLVIAVNIAQVPTAFGLILSGAFSAEGVVGGALGAMIVGFQRAAFSNEAGLGSSPIAHSAVRTKNPATEGYVALIEPFVDTVVICTMTALTIVIAGTPFWQQAQATAFASGGSDVADGVLVTSDAFATVLPWFPYVLAVAVFLFAVSTIITWGYYGQKAWTYLFGRNMVSERVYQVIFCFFVVVGSVLTLGSVLDFADAVLFLLAFFNILGLYVLAPVVKKEVREFRAKLASGEVAEVEPSERAML from the coding sequence ATGACCTCCGTACCGACCACGGCACCGCCGCAACCCGGCGTGCTCGAGAGCATCGAGCTGTCCATCAACTCGGTGTTCGACCCGATCTCGACCGGGCTGTCGAACATCGTCTTCTACGAGGTGACCGTCCTCGGTGCCGACTTCCCGCTGATCGTGGGCTGGCTGATCCTGGCCGGGGTGCTGTTCACCCTCTACTTCGGGTTCGTCCAGTTCCGCAGCATCGGCCTCGCCCTGCGGATCGTCCGTGGCCGCTACACCCGGCGCGACGAGCCGGGGGAGATCACCCACTTCCAGGCTCTGTCCTCCGCGTTGTCGGGCACCGTCGGTCTGGGCAACATCGCCGGCGTCGGTGTGGCGGTCACGATCGGTGGTCCCGGCGCGACGTTCTGGATGATCGTCGCCGGGCTGCTCAGCATGGCCACCAAGTTCGTCGAGTGCACCCTCGGCGTGAAGTACCGCGACGTGCACCCCGACGGCACCGTGTCCGGCGGTCCGATGCACTACCTGCGGATCGGTGTCGCCGAGCGCATCCCCAACGCGTTCGGCCGCGGCCTGGGCAAGGTCCTGGCCGCCGGTGCGGCGGTGATGATCCTCTTCTTCGGCGTCGCCGGCGGGAACATGTTCCAGGCCAACCAGACCTTCGCCCAGCTCCGCAACGTCACCGGCGGCGAGACCGGTCTGCTCGGCAGCGGCGGCGCCGCGTTCGTCTTCGGTCTGCTGCTGGCCGCGCTCGTCGGGGCGGTCGTGTTCGGGGGCATCAAGTCCGTCGGTGCGGTCACGGGTCGTCTCGTCCCGGCGATGGCGATCGTCTACGTGACCGCCTGTCTCCTGGTGATCGCCGTGAACATCGCGCAGGTCCCGACGGCGTTCGGGCTCATCCTCTCGGGAGCGTTCTCCGCGGAGGGCGTGGTGGGCGGTGCGCTCGGCGCCATGATCGTCGGTTTCCAGCGGGCGGCCTTCTCGAACGAGGCGGGCCTGGGCTCCTCGCCGATCGCGCACTCGGCGGTGCGGACGAAGAACCCGGCCACCGAGGGTTACGTGGCCCTGATCGAGCCGTTCGTCGACACCGTGGTCATCTGCACGATGACCGCGCTGACCATCGTGATCGCCGGTACGCCCTTCTGGCAGCAGGCCCAGGCGACCGCCTTCGCCAGCGGCGGCTCCGACGTGGCCGACGGCGTGCTCGTCACCTCCGACGCGTTCGCCACGGTGCTGCCGTGGTTCCCCTACGTGCTCGCGGTCGCGGTGTTCCTGTTCGCCGTCTCCACGATTATCACGTGGGGCTACTACGGGCAGAAGGCCTGGACCTACCTGTTCGGCAGGAACATGGTGTCCGAGCGCGTCTACCAGGTGATCTTCTGCTTCTTCGTGGTCGTCGGCTCGGTGCTGACGCTGGGCAGCGTGCTCGACTTCGCCGACGCGGTGCTCTTCCTGCTCGCGTTCTTCAACATCCTGGGCCTCTACGTGCTGGCCCCGGTGGTCAAGAAGGAGGTCCGGGAGTTCCGTGCGAAGCTCGCCTCCGGCGAGGTCGCCGAGGTGGAACCGTCCGAGCGGGCGATGCTCTGA
- a CDS encoding DUF58 domain-containing protein — translation MTAGSADLVRLEASLRTLELTVRRRLDGLLQGNHVGLLPGPGTEPGDARPYQPGDDVRRMDWSVTARTTAPHVRETVADRELETWAVVDLSRSIDYGTARTDKRHLALAGLTAVAQLTTGGGNRLGAVVANGESTQRLPARGGLAHARGLVRRVATMPPAPEGTRGDLSGALDELRRPPRRRGLVVVVSDFLGEPTWERSLRALSARHELLAIEVVDPRELELPDVGTVVLADPETGRQREVDTTPLLRREFAAAASEHRDRVATALRRCGAGHLTLRTDTDWVADIVRFAVARKHAAAPRRLA, via the coding sequence GTGACGGCGGGGTCCGCCGACCTCGTCCGGCTCGAGGCCTCCCTGCGGACCCTGGAGCTCACCGTCCGGCGCCGGCTGGACGGGCTGCTCCAGGGCAACCACGTCGGTCTGCTGCCCGGGCCCGGCACCGAGCCCGGTGACGCGCGGCCCTACCAGCCCGGCGACGACGTCCGCCGGATGGACTGGTCGGTCACCGCCCGCACCACCGCGCCGCACGTGCGCGAGACCGTCGCCGACCGCGAGCTGGAGACCTGGGCGGTGGTCGACCTGTCGCGCAGCATCGACTACGGAACCGCCCGCACCGACAAGCGGCACCTGGCGCTGGCCGGGCTCACCGCGGTCGCCCAGCTGACGACCGGCGGCGGGAACCGGCTCGGCGCCGTCGTCGCGAACGGGGAGTCGACGCAGCGCCTGCCCGCCCGCGGCGGCCTGGCGCACGCCCGCGGCCTGGTCCGCCGGGTCGCGACGATGCCGCCGGCACCCGAGGGCACCCGCGGCGACCTGTCCGGTGCGCTCGACGAGCTGCGCCGCCCGCCGCGCCGGCGCGGGCTGGTCGTCGTGGTGTCGGACTTCCTCGGCGAGCCCACCTGGGAGCGCTCCCTGCGGGCGCTCTCGGCCCGCCACGAGCTGCTCGCGATCGAGGTCGTCGACCCGCGGGAGCTGGAGCTGCCCGACGTCGGGACCGTCGTGCTCGCCGACCCCGAGACCGGGCGCCAGCGCGAGGTCGACACCACGCCGCTGCTGCGCCGCGAGTTCGCCGCCGCCGCCTCCGAGCACCGCGACCGGGTGGCCACCGCGCTGCGCCGCTGCGGGGCCGGGCACCTGACCCTGCGCACCGACACCGACTGGGTGGCCGACATCGTGCGGTTCGCCGTCGCGCGCAAGCACGCCGCTGCTCCGCGGAGGCTCGCGTGA
- a CDS encoding site-specific integrase → MTDPAPTGVPGAELLAPQVDLPLTEQEAAYVAAARSANTRRGYASDWREFSSWCARHGHEALPAAPEALSGYITELAGAGAKVGTISRRLSSIRFVHVMRDLPDPTDARRVTAVWEGIRRTHGAPPVQARPLMPPDLDDVVDACPTTRSYATRPGEDDLAGLRDRALLLVGFFSALRRSELAALTVADVADHPRGRVLSIPRSKTNPYGTEPELVVLPHAHRSARCPVTALRTWLDAAGITEGPVLRKVTRGNRVTDRPLHPESVNEIVQRAVARADIGPGPWSAHSLRAGHVTYAHQRGASDRAIAHQTRHRSLATVGAYIRIDNAWEDNSAALLAGL, encoded by the coding sequence GTGACCGACCCCGCCCCCACCGGCGTCCCCGGCGCCGAGCTGCTCGCGCCGCAGGTGGACCTCCCGCTGACCGAGCAGGAGGCCGCCTACGTCGCGGCCGCCCGGTCGGCCAACACCCGTCGCGGCTACGCCTCGGACTGGCGGGAGTTCAGCAGCTGGTGCGCCCGGCACGGGCACGAGGCGCTGCCTGCCGCCCCCGAGGCGCTGTCCGGCTACATCACCGAGCTCGCCGGGGCCGGGGCGAAGGTCGGGACCATCAGCCGCCGGCTGTCCTCGATCCGGTTCGTGCACGTCATGCGCGACCTGCCCGACCCCACCGACGCCCGCCGCGTCACCGCCGTCTGGGAAGGCATCCGCCGCACCCACGGCGCCCCGCCGGTCCAGGCCCGGCCGCTGATGCCCCCCGACCTCGACGACGTCGTCGACGCCTGCCCCACCACGCGCAGCTACGCGACCCGCCCGGGTGAGGACGACCTCGCCGGCCTGCGCGACCGGGCCCTGCTGCTGGTCGGGTTCTTCTCCGCGCTGCGCCGCTCCGAGCTGGCCGCGCTCACCGTCGCCGACGTCGCCGACCACCCGCGCGGCCGCGTCCTGTCGATCCCCCGGTCCAAGACCAACCCGTACGGCACCGAGCCCGAGCTCGTCGTCCTCCCGCACGCGCACCGGTCCGCACGCTGCCCGGTCACCGCGCTGCGGACCTGGCTCGACGCAGCCGGGATCACCGAGGGCCCGGTGCTGCGCAAGGTCACCCGCGGCAACCGGGTGACCGACCGGCCGCTGCACCCGGAGTCGGTCAACGAGATCGTCCAGCGCGCGGTGGCCCGTGCCGACATCGGCCCCGGCCCCTGGTCGGCGCACTCCCTGCGCGCGGGCCACGTCACCTACGCCCACCAGCGCGGCGCCTCCGACCGGGCCATCGCCCACCAGACCCGGCACCGCTCCCTGGCCACCGTCGGCGCCTACATCCGCATCGACAACGCCTGGGAGGACAACTCCGCCGCCCTGCTGGCAGGTCTGTAG
- a CDS encoding ferrochelatase: protein MPEQFDAILLLSFGGPEAPDEVRPFLENVTRGRGVPPERLDAVEEHYQHFGGVSPINARNRELVAAIAARTELPVYFGNRNWRPYAEDTVREMAEAGVERALVFATSAYGGYSACRQYHEDISRARDAVGDAAPELVKLRHFYDHPDFVRANADAVRTAWAQLPEDRREAARLVFTAHSIPTSADAAAGTPADGGHRYSRQVGEAAALVAAEVGVDEFDVVWQSRSGPPQVPWLEPDIVDHIDDLHAKGVPAVVVAPVGFVSDHVEVVWDLDNEAAERAAEHGMGFARAATAGPDPRFADMVVELVREHSDGVPARRLGTGPSAGCTRNGAPCAVDCCVPQRRPARPS from the coding sequence GTGCCCGAACAGTTCGACGCGATACTGCTGCTCAGCTTCGGCGGCCCCGAGGCCCCCGACGAGGTCCGCCCGTTCCTGGAGAACGTGACCCGGGGGCGCGGGGTCCCGCCGGAGCGCCTCGACGCCGTCGAGGAGCACTACCAGCACTTCGGCGGGGTCTCGCCGATCAACGCCCGCAACCGCGAGCTGGTCGCGGCGATCGCCGCGCGCACCGAGCTGCCGGTGTACTTCGGCAACCGCAACTGGCGGCCCTACGCCGAGGACACCGTGCGCGAGATGGCCGAGGCCGGCGTCGAGCGGGCGCTGGTGTTCGCGACCAGCGCCTACGGCGGCTACTCCGCCTGCCGCCAGTACCACGAGGACATCTCCCGGGCCCGGGACGCGGTCGGCGACGCGGCCCCCGAGCTGGTCAAGCTGCGCCACTTCTACGACCACCCGGACTTCGTGCGCGCCAACGCCGACGCCGTGCGGACCGCGTGGGCCCAGCTGCCCGAGGACCGTCGCGAGGCGGCGCGGCTGGTGTTCACCGCGCACTCCATCCCGACCTCGGCCGACGCGGCCGCCGGGACCCCGGCCGACGGCGGGCACCGCTACTCCCGCCAGGTCGGCGAGGCCGCGGCGCTGGTCGCCGCCGAGGTGGGCGTCGACGAGTTCGACGTCGTCTGGCAGTCCCGCTCCGGTCCGCCGCAGGTGCCGTGGCTGGAGCCCGACATCGTCGACCACATCGACGACCTGCACGCCAAGGGTGTGCCCGCGGTCGTCGTCGCGCCGGTCGGGTTCGTGTCCGACCACGTCGAGGTCGTGTGGGACCTCGACAACGAGGCGGCCGAGCGTGCCGCCGAGCACGGCATGGGCTTCGCCCGCGCCGCCACCGCCGGACCCGACCCACGCTTCGCCGACATGGTGGTCGAGCTCGTGCGGGAACACTCCGACGGCGTGCCCGCCCGGCGGCTGGGCACCGGCCCGTCCGCCGGGTGCACCCGCAACGGGGCGCCCTGCGCGGTCGACTGCTGCGTGCCGCAGCGGCGGCCCGCCCGGCCGAGCTGA
- a CDS encoding VWA domain-containing protein, which produces MTFTAPWWLLGLLVVAALAVAYVWLLRRRRRDVVRFTNLELLESVAPKRPGRWRHLPAIALIAALAVLTVALAGPQAMAKVPRNRATVMLVIDVSLSMKATDVAPTRLAAAQAAAKQFADQLTPGVNLGLVSFAGTAAVLVSPTTDRSAVKNGVDNLQLAESTATGEAIFTAMQSIDTFSRSLQGGPDAAGVPPPARIVLLSDGTQTVPGPDGETEPRGSFTAAAEAKNRGVPVSTISFGTSYGTIELDGGRTPVAVDDASMERIAQLSGGRFFTAATESELRAVYSDLSEELGYEEREVDASRPWMIGGFVLLIGGLGAGILLGRRLP; this is translated from the coding sequence GTGACGTTCACCGCCCCCTGGTGGCTGCTCGGGTTGCTCGTCGTCGCCGCGCTCGCGGTGGCCTACGTGTGGCTGCTGCGGCGGCGCCGTCGCGACGTCGTGCGGTTCACCAACCTGGAGCTGCTGGAGTCGGTCGCCCCGAAGCGGCCGGGCCGGTGGCGGCACCTCCCGGCGATCGCGCTGATCGCGGCGCTGGCGGTGCTCACCGTGGCGCTCGCCGGGCCGCAGGCCATGGCGAAGGTGCCGCGCAACCGGGCCACGGTGATGCTGGTGATCGACGTGTCGCTGTCGATGAAGGCCACCGACGTCGCCCCGACCCGGCTCGCCGCCGCGCAGGCCGCGGCCAAGCAGTTCGCCGACCAGCTGACCCCCGGCGTCAACCTGGGGCTGGTGTCCTTCGCCGGGACGGCGGCGGTGCTCGTCTCGCCCACGACCGACCGCAGCGCGGTCAAGAACGGCGTCGACAACCTGCAGCTCGCCGAGTCCACCGCGACCGGTGAGGCGATCTTCACGGCGATGCAGTCGATCGACACCTTCTCCCGCTCGCTGCAGGGCGGCCCCGACGCGGCGGGTGTGCCGCCACCGGCGCGGATCGTGCTGCTCTCCGACGGCACCCAGACCGTCCCGGGGCCGGACGGGGAGACCGAGCCGCGCGGCTCGTTCACCGCGGCCGCCGAGGCGAAGAACCGCGGCGTGCCCGTCTCGACGATCTCCTTCGGCACCAGCTACGGCACGATCGAGCTCGACGGCGGGCGCACCCCCGTCGCCGTCGACGACGCCTCCATGGAGCGCATCGCGCAGCTCTCGGGCGGCCGGTTCTTCACCGCCGCCACCGAGTCCGAGCTGCGCGCGGTCTACTCCGACCTGTCCGAGGAGCTCGGCTACGAGGAACGCGAGGTCGACGCGAGCAGGCCCTGGATGATCGGCGGGTTCGTGCTCCTGATCGGCGGGCTCGGCGCGGGCATCCTGCTCGGCAGGCGACTGCCGTGA
- a CDS encoding class I SAM-dependent DNA methyltransferase, translating into MPPVPRPADLDAVRDSYDRVADNYVDMVVATGLGDVRTHPWLRAAMDTFADAVAGRGPVLDVGCGPGQVTAHLVDRGVDASGMDLSPAMIAHARRLYPHCRFSVGSATGLAVPDASLAGVLGWWSLFHLPRDVLPHVLASFTRALAPGGRLIMATHVGDGELERTECYGGVPVRWTTHLWRPEQLRDLLGRAGLHPEAELLLHPDERTGPGVVITARAPGPGG; encoded by the coding sequence GTGCCCCCGGTCCCGCGCCCCGCCGACCTCGACGCCGTCCGCGACTCCTACGACCGCGTCGCCGACAACTACGTCGACATGGTCGTCGCCACCGGCCTCGGTGACGTCCGCACCCACCCCTGGCTCCGGGCCGCCATGGACACCTTCGCCGACGCCGTCGCGGGCCGCGGGCCGGTCCTCGACGTCGGCTGCGGGCCGGGACAGGTCACCGCCCACCTCGTGGACCGCGGCGTCGACGCGTCCGGGATGGACCTCTCCCCCGCCATGATCGCCCACGCCCGGCGCCTGTACCCGCACTGCCGGTTCTCGGTCGGCTCGGCCACCGGGCTGGCGGTCCCCGACGCCTCGCTCGCCGGAGTCCTGGGCTGGTGGTCGCTGTTCCACCTGCCCCGCGACGTCCTGCCGCACGTCCTGGCCTCCTTCACCCGCGCCCTCGCCCCCGGTGGGCGGCTGATCATGGCGACCCACGTCGGCGACGGCGAGCTCGAACGCACCGAGTGCTACGGCGGCGTGCCCGTCCGCTGGACCACCCACCTGTGGCGGCCCGAGCAGCTGCGCGACCTCCTCGGGCGGGCCGGGCTGCACCCCGAGGCCGAGCTCCTCCTGCACCCCGACGAGCGGACCGGCCCGGGCGTGGTGATCACGGCGCGGGCACCGGGACCGGGAGGATGA
- the fabG gene encoding 3-oxoacyl-ACP reductase FabG — protein sequence MGRSVLVTGGNRGIGLAIAQAFAAEGDQVAVTYRSGKDDIPGGLLPVHCDVTDAESVDAAFTEVEAAHGPVEVLVSNAGITDDGLLMRMAEESFTKVVDANLTAAYRVAKRASRGMLKAKKGRMIFVSSVVGLSGSAGQVNYAASKSGLVGLARSVARELGSRGITANVVAPGFVDTDMTRALPEKRREEILGTIPLSRYADTGEIASVVAFLASPGAGYVTGAVVPVDGGLGMGH from the coding sequence GTGGGACGTAGCGTGCTCGTGACCGGAGGAAACCGCGGCATCGGCCTGGCGATCGCACAGGCGTTCGCGGCCGAGGGCGACCAGGTGGCGGTGACCTACCGCTCCGGGAAGGACGACATCCCCGGCGGGCTGTTGCCGGTGCACTGCGACGTCACCGACGCCGAGTCCGTCGACGCCGCGTTCACCGAGGTCGAGGCCGCACACGGCCCGGTCGAGGTGCTGGTGTCCAACGCCGGCATCACCGACGACGGGCTGCTCATGCGGATGGCCGAGGAGTCCTTCACCAAGGTCGTCGACGCCAACCTCACCGCGGCCTACCGGGTCGCGAAGCGGGCCTCGCGCGGGATGCTGAAGGCCAAGAAGGGCCGGATGATCTTCGTCTCGTCGGTCGTGGGCCTCTCCGGCTCGGCCGGGCAGGTCAACTACGCCGCCTCGAAGTCCGGGCTCGTCGGCCTGGCCCGCTCGGTCGCCCGGGAGCTGGGCAGCCGCGGCATCACCGCGAACGTCGTCGCCCCCGGGTTCGTCGACACCGACATGACCCGCGCGCTGCCCGAGAAGCGGCGCGAGGAGATCCTGGGGACCATCCCGCTCTCCCGCTACGCCGACACCGGCGAGATCGCCTCGGTCGTGGCCTTCCTCGCCTCGCCCGGCGCCGGCTACGTCACCGGAGCGGTCGTCCCGGTCGACGGCGGCCTGGGCATGGGGCACTGA